The following are encoded together in the Chromatiaceae bacterium genome:
- the hisF gene encoding imidazole glycerol phosphate synthase subunit HisF — protein sequence MISLLDYGAGNVRSVRNAVLKLGHELKVIRTPEDIQQAEFILFPGVGSYGSAIQRLHQMGFFEPLRDYLRAGRPFLGICIGLQALFEGSEESPGVAGLGIIPGQVRRFEAPGLAVPHMGWNGIRPRRAASLLAGAEDEKLYFVHSYRAVPEAANADWVLTETDYGESFISAVRRGAVAAVQFHPEKSGPAGLRLLDAFLGAAVGTGAPDPDARGEGIQPAGQPTRLAKRVIACLDVRANDAGDLVVTKGDQYDVRQEGEVRNLGKPVDLARRYYEEGADEITFLNITAYRDFPLADQPMLEVLRRTSENVFVPLTIGGGIRAFTDAEGRYYSALEVAAEYFASGADKISIGSDAVTTVEQVLAQGGPTGDSAIEVIAHRYGNQAVVISIDPRRVYVAGPEAAPRHRVVPTTTPGPGGEGWCWFQCTIKGGREGRDLDAVTLARVCEQLGAGEILLNSIDRDGTGAGFDLELIQAVRSVVTIPVIASSGAGRVEHFAEVFAVTQVEAALAAGIFHRREVPISAVKEHLRQEGIEVRR from the coding sequence ATGATTTCCCTACTTGATTACGGCGCGGGCAATGTCCGCAGCGTTCGCAATGCGGTGCTCAAGCTTGGCCATGAGCTGAAGGTCATCCGGACCCCCGAGGATATCCAGCAGGCCGAGTTCATCCTCTTCCCGGGCGTCGGTAGCTATGGCTCCGCCATTCAGCGGCTCCACCAGATGGGTTTCTTCGAGCCCCTGCGCGACTACCTGCGGGCGGGCCGGCCTTTTCTCGGTATCTGCATTGGCCTGCAGGCCCTGTTCGAGGGCAGCGAGGAGTCCCCGGGCGTGGCGGGGCTGGGCATCATCCCCGGTCAGGTCCGCCGTTTCGAGGCCCCGGGCCTGGCCGTGCCGCACATGGGCTGGAATGGTATCCGCCCGCGGCGTGCCGCCAGCCTGCTGGCGGGCGCCGAGGACGAGAAGCTCTATTTCGTCCATTCCTACCGCGCCGTGCCAGAGGCAGCGAACGCGGACTGGGTTTTGACGGAGACGGATTACGGTGAGAGCTTTATCAGCGCCGTGCGCCGGGGAGCCGTGGCGGCGGTCCAGTTCCATCCGGAAAAGAGTGGACCAGCGGGGTTGCGCCTGCTGGATGCCTTCCTGGGTGCCGCCGTGGGCACGGGCGCCCCTGACCCCGACGCGAGGGGCGAGGGGATTCAGCCCGCGGGGCAGCCGACGCGGCTGGCCAAGCGGGTCATCGCCTGCCTGGATGTGCGCGCCAATGATGCCGGCGACCTGGTGGTCACCAAGGGCGACCAGTACGACGTCCGCCAGGAAGGCGAGGTCCGGAATCTGGGCAAGCCGGTGGATCTGGCGCGGCGCTACTACGAGGAGGGGGCGGACGAGATCACCTTCCTCAATATCACCGCCTATCGTGACTTCCCCCTGGCCGATCAACCCATGCTGGAGGTGTTACGGCGGACCTCGGAAAACGTCTTTGTCCCTCTGACCATTGGCGGTGGCATCCGCGCCTTTACCGACGCCGAGGGCCGCTACTATTCGGCCCTGGAGGTGGCCGCGGAGTATTTCGCCTCGGGCGCCGACAAGATCTCCATTGGCAGCGATGCCGTGACGACCGTGGAGCAGGTGCTGGCCCAGGGTGGCCCCACCGGCGATAGCGCCATCGAGGTCATCGCCCATCGCTACGGTAACCAGGCTGTCGTCATCTCCATTGATCCCCGCCGGGTCTATGTAGCGGGGCCCGAGGCGGCCCCCCGCCATCGGGTTGTACCCACCACCACCCCGGGTCCCGGGGGCGAGGGCTGGTGTTGGTTCCAGTGCACCATCAAGGGCGGCCGCGAGGGGCGGGATCTGGACGCCGTGACCCTGGCCCGGGTCTGCGAGCAACTGGGCGCCGGGGAGATCCTGCTTAATTCCATCGATCGCGACGGCACCGGCGCCGGCTTTGACCTGGAGTTGATCCAGGCGGTGCGCTCGGTGGTGACTATCCCCGTCATCGCCTCCAGTGGCGCTGGCCGGGTCG
- a CDS encoding response regulator, which yields MRVLLIDDHALFRFGVSELLERRGIQVDALGDGEAGLARVLERAPDVVLLDLRMPQMTGLEVLKRLRDAHQTMPVAMLTTSTDERDLIAALQAGAQGYLLKDMEPEELITALKDILAGRTVVAKELTGILARVVQGGHEDRRAPVAFSDLTPREREILCQLAEGRSNKGIARILGITDGTVKLHVKAILRKLAVHSRVEAAVIAVEKDLCER from the coding sequence ATGCGCGTGCTGCTGATCGATGATCATGCCCTCTTTCGTTTTGGGGTCAGCGAACTCCTGGAGCGGCGCGGCATCCAGGTGGACGCCCTGGGTGATGGCGAGGCGGGCCTGGCGCGGGTGCTGGAGCGGGCCCCGGACGTGGTCCTGCTGGATCTGCGCATGCCCCAGATGACGGGTCTTGAGGTCCTCAAGCGCCTGCGCGATGCCCATCAGACGATGCCGGTGGCCATGCTCACCACCAGCACGGATGAGCGTGACCTGATCGCCGCCCTCCAGGCGGGGGCCCAGGGCTATCTGCTCAAGGACATGGAACCGGAGGAACTGATCACGGCGCTGAAGGATATTTTGGCGGGGCGCACCGTGGTCGCCAAGGAGTTGACGGGGATCCTGGCCCGCGTGGTCCAGGGCGGGCACGAGGATCGGCGGGCGCCGGTGGCCTTCTCCGACCTGACCCCCCGCGAGCGCGAGATCCTCTGTCAACTGGCCGAGGGACGCAGCAATAAGGGTATCGCCCGCATTCTGGGCATCACGGATGGCACCGTTAAGCTCCACGTTAAGGCGATATTGCGCAAGCTGGCGGTCCATTCGCGGGTGGAGGCGGCGGTTATCGCGGTCGAGAAGGATCTGTGCGAACGATGA
- a CDS encoding rhodanese-like domain-containing protein, producing MKHFIELVRGCLTEVREIMPWDLEERRAANPELLIVDVREPYEFYAMHIPGSINVPRGILESACEWDYEETVPELVRGRDREIVVVCRSGYRSILASHVMQVLGFTQVASLQTGLRGWKDYEQPLEDAHGQEVDLEEADIYFTPVLRPDQMRPPEAD from the coding sequence ATGAAGCATTTCATCGAACTGGTGCGCGGCTGTCTGACCGAGGTGCGCGAGATCATGCCCTGGGACCTGGAGGAGCGGCGCGCGGCCAACCCGGAGCTGTTGATCGTGGATGTGCGCGAACCCTACGAGTTCTATGCCATGCATATCCCCGGCTCCATCAATGTCCCGCGCGGCATCCTGGAGTCCGCCTGTGAGTGGGATTACGAGGAGACGGTCCCTGAGCTGGTGCGCGGCCGCGACCGGGAGATCGTGGTTGTCTGCCGCTCCGGCTACCGCAGCATCCTCGCCAGCCATGTGATGCAGGTGCTGGGCTTCACCCAGGTGGCCTCGCTGCAGACCGGCCTGCGGGGCTGGAAAGACTACGAACAGCCCCTGGAGGATGCCCATGGCCAGGAGGTGGATCTGGAGGAGGCGGATATCTATTTCACGCCCGTCCTGCGTCCCGACCAGATGCGGCCCCCCGAGGCGGACTGA
- a CDS encoding histidine kinase has product MLNSSFISTQALASEGPESRLAAGVLGGVGLTVPLLALVTGILGLALTFAGSLSAPMAWVPLPRWLWLGFPLLSLGGLSLGAWRLHSRLLKPLARLEETVARVCQGEPGAGGALRELGHQAGTLANLTQAIDSLNEELTDLYEDMDNRVARQTTRLAQKTASIKILYDVAAGINEAESLDSLLLRFLRVLKEMVNGRAATARLVKPDGGRRLVGSIGLDEARIGDPAAMPLDLCLCGKVLASGDILCDNDQGYCSRVYGRRMFRGDEIEVVTIPLEHRDELLGYYTIFVDKPGIGGREDILELLFSIGHHLGIAVAKHRSDADALRLSIMEERNSLANELHDSLAQTLASLRLQVNLFEESLAQTPIPDKARVDLERLRGGLDEAHRELRSLLANFRAPMDRRGLVPALERITAGFRQATGLKVLFQNNLRAFELPAAAELQVTRITQEALANIRKHARAQTVRVLLTTRMEGDQILLIEDDGVGFQLPGSDGQTGEHIGLSIMRERARRMGAELRIESEPEEGTRVELHFSLPDRRQPRPVGVI; this is encoded by the coding sequence ATGCTTAACTCCTCCTTCATTTCGACCCAGGCCTTGGCCTCCGAGGGGCCAGAGAGCCGGCTGGCCGCGGGGGTCTTGGGGGGGGTGGGCCTGACGGTGCCCTTGCTGGCCCTGGTCACGGGAATACTGGGCTTGGCCCTGACTTTCGCCGGGTCCCTATCAGCGCCAATGGCTTGGGTGCCACTGCCGCGTTGGCTCTGGCTGGGTTTTCCGCTGCTCTCCCTGGGGGGCCTGAGCCTGGGGGCCTGGCGGCTCCATAGCCGGCTGCTCAAGCCCTTGGCCCGTTTGGAGGAGACGGTCGCCCGCGTTTGTCAGGGGGAGCCCGGTGCCGGGGGCGCCCTCCGGGAACTGGGGCACCAGGCGGGGACCCTCGCCAACCTGACCCAGGCCATCGACAGCCTCAACGAGGAACTGACGGATCTCTACGAGGACATGGACAACCGGGTGGCCCGCCAGACCACGCGCCTGGCGCAGAAGACGGCGTCCATCAAGATTCTCTACGACGTGGCGGCGGGCATCAACGAGGCCGAGTCCCTGGATAGCCTGCTGCTGCGGTTTTTGCGTGTCCTCAAGGAAATGGTGAACGGTCGCGCGGCCACGGCCCGCCTGGTCAAGCCAGACGGCGGCCGGCGGTTGGTGGGCTCCATCGGCCTGGACGAGGCGCGGATTGGCGACCCGGCGGCGATGCCCCTGGATCTGTGCCTCTGCGGCAAGGTGCTGGCGTCTGGCGATATCCTCTGTGATAACGACCAGGGCTATTGCTCCCGGGTCTATGGCCGGCGCATGTTCCGGGGGGATGAGATCGAGGTGGTTACCATCCCCCTGGAGCATCGAGACGAACTCCTGGGGTACTACACCATTTTCGTGGATAAGCCCGGCATCGGTGGGCGCGAGGATATTCTCGAGTTGCTGTTCAGTATCGGTCATCACCTGGGCATCGCCGTGGCCAAGCACCGTTCCGACGCCGATGCCCTGCGCCTGTCGATCATGGAGGAACGCAACTCCCTGGCCAACGAACTGCACGATTCCCTGGCGCAAACCTTGGCCAGCCTGCGGCTTCAGGTTAACCTGTTCGAGGAATCCCTGGCTCAGACCCCGATTCCAGATAAGGCCCGGGTCGATCTGGAACGTCTGCGCGGTGGCCTGGACGAGGCGCACCGCGAGTTGCGCAGCCTCCTGGCGAATTTCCGGGCGCCCATGGACCGGCGCGGCCTGGTGCCGGCCCTGGAGCGGATCACCGCCGGTTTTCGCCAGGCCACCGGCCTCAAGGTCCTGTTTCAGAATAATCTCCGCGCCTTTGAATTGCCGGCCGCGGCGGAGTTACAGGTCACGCGCATCACCCAGGAGGCCCTGGCCAACATCCGCAAGCATGCCCGAGCCCAGACAGTCCGGGTGTTACTCACCACCCGCATGGAGGGCGATCAGATCCTCTTGATCGAGGATGACGGCGTGGGTTTTCAGCTCCCCGGGTCGGATGGGCAGACGGGAGAACACATCGGTCTCTCCATCATGCGCGAACGGGCGCGCCGCATGGGCGCCGAGTTGCGGATCGAAAGCGAACCCGAGGAGGGGACGCGGGTGGAACTACATTTCTCGCTGCCGGATCGCCGTCAGCCCCGGCCAGTGGGAGTAATCTGA